A section of the Triticum dicoccoides isolate Atlit2015 ecotype Zavitan chromosome 7A, WEW_v2.0, whole genome shotgun sequence genome encodes:
- the LOC119330975 gene encoding uncharacterized protein LOC119330975, producing the protein MSSHVRTHIYADGRAREMDYAYAAPDRQMGCFPLGRMISKVIKKCNGRRGRTRHEHLDYAMAHPHAQTHYVRPDARTVTYTTTSNPPSSHAMPAQQPPVHGPYGPAAGAPPRADGKPRKRKKSKSKSKHVRFNTPGPGPGPGPPPSAADAYQHQHAPPAAGTSGDAAYGDQHQHHAAASHAYAPAPPQGHGHGYGYGYGRYAPSPLTRWEMLGAGGTPRRHEYFSGEYRWYYPTPVREGIYSMATDANRLTAIFSEENPNACTIV; encoded by the exons ATGAGTTCACATGTGCGGACACATATATACGCAGATGGGAGAGCGAGAGAGATGGATTACGCTTACGCAGCTCCTGATAGGCAAATGGGTTGCTTTCCCTTGGGCAGGATGATATCTAAAGTCATCAAGAAATGCAACG GGCGGAGAGGACGGACGAGGCACGAGCATCTGGACTACGCCATGGCGCACCCTCACGCTCAAACACACTACGTGCGGCCAGACGCACGCACGGTCACCTACACCACCACCAGCAACCCTCCCAGCTCCCACGCGATGCCGGCGCAGCAACCGCCAGTCCACGGCCCGTACGGCCCTGCCGCCGGCGCGCCGCCTCGAGCAGACGGCAAGCCACGCAAGCGCAAGAAGTCCAAGTCCAAGTCCAAGCACGTCCGGTTCAACACGCCGGGGCCGGGGCCGGGGCCGGGGCCGCCGCCGAGCGCTGCCGACGCGTACCAGCATCAGCATGCACCGCCGGCGGCAGGGACGAGCGGTGACGCGGCGTACGGCGACCAGCACCAGCACCACGCGGCGGCCTCCCACGCGTACGCCCCAGCGCCGCCGCAGGGGCACGGGCACGGGTACGGATACGGATACGGCAGGTACGCGCCGTCGCCGCTGACGCGGTGGGAGATGCTGGGCGCCGGGGGCACGCCGAGGCGGCACGAGTACTTCTCAGGCGAGTACCGGTGGTACTACCCCACCCCGGTGCGCGAGGGCATCTACAGCATGGCCACTGACGCCAACCGGCTCACGGCCATCTTCAGCGAGGAGAATCCCAACGCTTGCACCATAGTCTGA